In Helicobacter bilis, a genomic segment contains:
- a CDS encoding SGNH/GDSL hydrolase family protein: MAFQTLFMQDFDMQGTNMGVIRFVFVGLLTMLCVCYVYHRSIISYIVQQYHYASDMITTESSFFLFGDMIAARLEKMRVAIFEPESSTIELALPQYDKSPITDTLEFNEVKKEEIVESNDTSTKDSKLANANTQKPILQEEIINTESTSTYIQNSDKMLILPPQTRFLLIGDSLMQGIGMVLPRMLQQHGFRTKNLAKQSTGLTYPSFFNWERATMQAFQQYKDIGVLVVCLGANDPWNMPKMRFGTESWEEVYKNRIQAIINIAKSHGTQVVWYAVPMTKNETLNKKLAYLNTLYYQVVSANGGIFLTADAILHNGKFSAYIKDSNGKSRLVRAQDGIHFTPYGSRLLAKTLIDRIVLPKQDTENEVDDDIENMDKTKS; encoded by the coding sequence GTGGCATTCCAAACTTTATTTATGCAGGATTTTGATATGCAAGGCACTAATATGGGAGTAATACGCTTTGTTTTTGTGGGACTACTTACTATGCTTTGTGTTTGCTATGTGTATCATAGAAGTATTATTTCCTACATTGTGCAGCAGTATCATTATGCAAGCGATATGATTACCACAGAATCTTCATTTTTTTTATTTGGGGATATGATTGCAGCTAGATTGGAAAAAATGCGAGTTGCCATCTTTGAACCAGAATCTAGCACAATAGAGTTAGCCCTGCCACAATATGATAAATCACCTATAACAGACACATTGGAATTCAATGAAGTCAAAAAGGAAGAGATTGTAGAATCAAATGATACTTCTACAAAAGATTCTAAACTAGCTAACGCAAATACACAAAAACCTATATTGCAAGAAGAGATTATAAATACAGAATCTACTTCTACTTACATACAAAATAGTGATAAAATGCTTATACTACCACCACAAACAAGGTTTCTGCTTATCGGTGATTCTTTAATGCAGGGCATTGGCATGGTTTTACCCCGTATGTTACAACAGCATGGTTTTCGCACAAAAAATCTTGCAAAGCAAAGCACAGGACTTACTTATCCATCATTTTTTAACTGGGAGAGGGCGACGATGCAAGCCTTTCAGCAGTATAAAGACATAGGCGTATTGGTCGTGTGTCTTGGGGCAAATGATCCATGGAATATGCCAAAAATGCGTTTTGGCACAGAGAGTTGGGAAGAAGTGTATAAAAATCGGATTCAAGCAATCATAAATATTGCAAAATCACATGGCACACAAGTTGTATGGTATGCAGTCCCTATGACAAAGAATGAAACTTTGAATAAGAAGTTAGCCTATCTCAACACGCTATACTATCAAGTCGTAAGTGCAAATGGCGGGATTTTTCTCACAGCTGATGCGATTTTACATAATGGCAAATTCAGTGCATATATAAAAGATAGTAATGGAAAAAGCAGACTAGTAAGAGCCCAAGATGGTATCCACTTTACCCCCTATGGCTCAAGACTGCTTGCAAAAACCTTGATAGACCGCATTGTGTTGCCCAAACAAGATACAGAGAATGAAGTAGATGATGATATAGAAAATATGGATAAAACTAAGTCATAA
- a CDS encoding MBOAT family O-acyltransferase produces the protein MIFFTLEFAIVFLLFFCLYWGLKYVGRIYQNALLLLFNYAILLWINPYFGLVVAIYTLVIYLFSSLIYLYETRIMLTLSLGLVVLNLAFFKYFASIKDSFDMIFMLVGLDVIDINILFPLGLSFYTFASITYLVSVSKTRKMASLFSLAIFLSFFPTFISGPIMRSEFFFSQLHKERHFGKTSLIFTLILFGLFKKVLCASYLQTYSDSILQNPADYSSLTLLLGIYAYAVRLYCDFSGYVDLVSAFALMLGFSLPQNFNMPYAARNIKDFWGRWHISLSLFIRDYIYIPLGGNKKGFFLAQVFVMISFGLSGIWHGNTYNFLIWGLLHGFGTICFNCMRALKLSIPIPYVSAFITFHFVTFAWVFFYYPNLEDALFYLESFMLNSTKPFLNTEILLCILCAILFVLYPLCENMERRFSIFFYKMPFILQPFIFAGCLIGIIGFGPSGIPNFIYAGF, from the coding sequence ATGATTTTTTTTACTTTGGAGTTTGCGATTGTATTCTTATTGTTTTTCTGTTTATACTGGGGGTTAAAATATGTAGGCAGAATCTATCAAAATGCTTTATTGTTGCTATTTAACTACGCTATATTATTATGGATTAATCCTTATTTTGGTCTTGTAGTAGCCATATATACGCTTGTTATCTATCTTTTTTCTAGTCTTATTTATCTGTATGAAACGCGGATTATGCTTACTTTATCGCTTGGGCTTGTTGTGCTAAATCTTGCTTTTTTTAAATATTTTGCTTCCATTAAAGATAGCTTTGATATGATATTTATGCTTGTTGGGCTTGATGTCATTGATATTAATATCTTATTTCCTTTAGGACTTAGCTTTTATACCTTTGCTTCAATTACCTACCTTGTGTCTGTCTCAAAGACTAGAAAAATGGCTAGTCTATTTTCTTTGGCAATATTTTTATCATTTTTTCCTACTTTTATTTCTGGTCCTATTATGCGGAGTGAGTTTTTCTTCTCACAGCTTCATAAAGAAAGACATTTTGGTAAGACAAGTCTTATTTTTACATTGATTTTATTTGGCTTATTTAAGAAAGTATTGTGTGCTAGTTATCTGCAAACCTATTCAGATTCTATATTACAAAATCCTGCTGATTATAGCTCTTTGACGCTTTTACTTGGAATCTATGCGTATGCAGTGCGTCTGTATTGTGATTTTAGTGGCTATGTGGATTTGGTGAGTGCATTTGCCTTAATGCTAGGCTTTAGCTTACCGCAAAATTTCAACATGCCCTATGCAGCAAGAAATATCAAAGATTTTTGGGGGCGATGGCACATTAGCTTATCGCTTTTTATACGAGATTATATCTACATTCCTTTAGGTGGGAATAAAAAGGGCTTTTTTCTAGCTCAAGTTTTTGTTATGATTTCTTTTGGCTTATCAGGTATATGGCATGGAAATACCTATAATTTTCTTATTTGGGGGCTTTTGCATGGATTTGGGACGATTTGCTTTAATTGCATGAGGGCATTAAAACTTTCTATACCTATCCCTTATGTAAGTGCTTTTATCACATTTCATTTTGTAACTTTTGCATGGGTATTTTTCTATTATCCAAACCTTGAAGACGCTCTCTTTTATTTAGAATCTTTCATGTTAAATAGCACAAAACCCTTTTTAAATACTGAGATTTTATTATGTATTTTATGTGCTATTTTATTTGTGCTTTATCCATTGTGTGAGAATATGGAGAGAAGATTTTCTATATTTTTCTACAAAATGCCTTTTATTTTGCAGCCATTTATATTTGCGGGTTGTCTTATTGGTATTATAGGATTTGGTCCAAGTGGCATTCCAAACTTTATTTATGCAGGATTTTGA